One window of the Cryptomeria japonica chromosome 7, Sugi_1.0, whole genome shotgun sequence genome contains the following:
- the LOC131045197 gene encoding F-box protein At5g46170, translating into MYLDFGPRQMGAKVWDSEEDQLDRIPDSLLLLIFNKLDDIKALGRCCAVSKRFSCLVPQVENVVVKVDCVISGEEGSLNGKGRGIFSHLVRFVLGSIVKPLQALQQFLGPKKAILEEVSHHSPGEVLRNFKEIKNLRIELPGGELGIEDGVLLKWKAEFGTTLESCVILGASSIVKKGVKSEQKRSCVENGDNLEIIDGGSEDDTNGNGNNISGNTNGSIPEPFYTNGGLKLRVVWTISSLIAASARHFLLQQIICDHPCLESLVLTDADGQGTLCMGRQQLDEFREKPLVASASSNRTQVPALNMKLWYAPHLELPGGMRMEGATLVAIRPSDRPMVKKDTDAFIAGAFEEPFRSAAKALAKGRTYLLEMNSF; encoded by the coding sequence ATGTATCTGGATTTTGGTCCCCGTCAAATGGGTGCAAAAGTGTGGGATTCTGAAGAGGATCAGTTGGATCGGATCCCTGATTCGTTGTTACTGTTGATCTTCAACAAATTGGATGATATCAAGGCATTGGGTAGATGCTGTGCTGTTTCCAAGAGATTTAGTTGTTTGGTTCCTCAGGTAGAGAATGTTGTTGTTAAGGTGGATTGTGTTATTTCGGGGGAGGAGGGTAGCTTGAATGGCAAAGGGAGAGGGATTTTTAGCCATCTTGTGAGATTTGTGCTGGGAAGCATTGTGAAGCCCTTGCAGGCGTTGCAACAGTTTCTTGGGCCGAAGAAGGCTATTTTAGAGGAGGTTTCTCATCATTCTCCTGGGGAGGTATTGAGAAATTttaaggaaattaagaatttgaGAATTGAGTTGCCTGGTGGGGAATTGGGTATTGAAGATGGGGTTTTGTTGAAGTGGAAGGCCGAGTTTGGGACTACGCTTGAGAGCTGTGTAATCCTTGGGGCCTCTTCGATTGTGAAAAAAGGTGTGAAGAGCGAGCAGAAGAGAAGTTGTGTGGAGAATGGTGATAATTTGGAGATTATTGATGGGGGTTCGGAGGATGATACCAATGGAAATGGTAATAATATAAGTGGTAATACCAATGGTAGTATACCAGAACCATTCTATACAAATGGGGGTTTGAAGTTGAGAGTTGTATGGACAATTAGCTCGCTGATTGCGGCTTCTGCCAGGCATTTTTTGCTTCAGCAGATTATCTGTGATCACCCTTGTCTTGAAAGCCTTGTTCTAACCGATGCTGATGGCCAGGGTACACTTTGTATGGGCAGACAACAATTAGATGAGTTTAGGGAGAAGCCACTTGTGGCTTCAGCATCTTCAAATCGTACACAGGTGCCGGCTTTGAATATGAAACTCTGGTATGCGCCACATCTCGAGCTTCCCGGAGGCATGAGGATGGAGGGGGCTACGCTTGTTGCCATCAGACCTAGTGATCGGCCTATGGTGAAGAAGGATACTGATGCTTTCATTGCAGGGGCTTTTGAAGAGCCTTTCAGATCAGCTGCAAAAGCTTTAGCAAAAGGGCGGACATATCTCTTGGAAATGAATTCCTTCTAG